From the genome of Ziziphus jujuba cultivar Dongzao chromosome 4, ASM3175591v1:
ATCAACAACAAACTAACAAAAAGTGTGCCAAAGCACACCAAGACAAGTCCACCTCTAGATATAGACATTTTGTTAGTAAAAggacagaaaagaaaaacaaaaaacaaaatgtgaAATGAGGTTATGAAATGGAAAAGATTGAACAGGCTTTGTTTTTCCGGTTTTTGTTTTGGGATTTTGGTGGGTTTGGTAAAGAGGAGGAAGTGTAGATTATGAATAGTGGGAGAAAGAAGATGGAGTTGGGGATTTTAAAGAGATTTTGATTTACTATTTATAAGAAGTagggtttgtttgtttttggtggCCATTGAAGGAGTTTGTTTGAGTTGAGCTAGTCTTAAGCCTTCCAACTTCTTTAGCCTGTGATGCACATTAAGCATGGAGTACTCGCCAAGCAACCAAGCTGCCACGTCTTGTATTAGACCCTATATtcttgcatttttattttttatttttttttatcattattagtttcttatacatttatttatttatttaccttttttttttttgggcattttaTATACTTTTAGTAATCTTAATTTAATTACTGGTTGATTTAATGAAACACATTAATTGGTACAAATATTAACCCATGAGtaaatttttaatgatatatttcattatagcaAATAGTTAAATTTATACCATCATATCAATATATTGTTTTCTTAGTTACTATGGTCTCTTGCATTTTGtttcttgttatttttaattccttCATTTAGAACATAGGACTGAAAagagtttatttagttttattgtaAAGACTAATAttaagttttcaaatataacTATAACCCATCAATCAATGAAATTGCTGTGTTATGACGTGTTTTACCATAGGCATCTGGTTGGAAATATTAgacttattttttcaaaacttatTCAAAGGTATtcgcaggaaaaaaaaaaaaaaaaagtttctcgAAGTTACAATGGAACAGTTTACAAGTTTCccatagcaaaataaaaaataaaatgagaaatgAAAACGTTTTGGCCTCGAAGAAAGTATCAGTGACATGTTCAGAAACAGCAGTCATGGCTTTACATGATACAAGATGCTGGATGCTGCTATCATACTTGGCATGTGAATGGGGAAACTCCATCTTGACTCCTGTGAAATCAAGCTATTTACAGCTATTTTTGAAGGATATAGGTGTCTGATAAACTTCTCTGCACCAGCAATCTGTTTTTCTCGGAGGCTATCATTGTGTATCAGTTCACTGCAATGGGCCATGCAACCACGGTTATTTTTACAAAGGTATAAAGTATATTTTATGTACTCCAGCATTGAAGCAGGATAATAACCTAATAAGTAATAACCTATAACATCTTCTTTGCTTCCAACTAACAAGGTTCATTCaatcaaaaaccaaaactagaaaacaaaaatcttaCATGAGCAATGCAGCCAACTTTGTATGCGTACATGCTCCAAAGAGAGCTTCAGGAATAAGAGCTGAATTCAGGAGAATATTGGGGAGGGATATGTAAGATATCTTCGCTTTATATCGGACAAACCATTCGGTAAGGAAATGTGCTCGATAAGCAACTACACATGGCAACCTTGCAAGCTGCATCTCCACAGCAACTGTACCAGAAGTGCATAGTGCAACCCTACTCGCCTGTAAAGTGAAGTTCATTTTGACTCAATTTGAGTAACAAGTATGGGCAAGATTGGTGTTGAAAGAAGTACGTATTATCTAAATTGTATAGTCTCAAAACATCGACTCAGCTCAGCGCAACACATCCAGAATGTCACCCTGTTAATGTTAGATTTTCAGGGCATCACCAGctctcaagaaaaaaaaaaaaaatacaaagtccATGTTTTGAGTTCTAAAACTTGGCTTAGCAGAATCCAAATGCATCTTAATTTAGACACTGTTGGACTTGTTTGTTAAGAGCATTGCCAAGTCACAAGAGAAGTCACCAATTCTGGATTTGTTTTGTTAACAGAATCAGAAACTGCTcaaaatagatatttaaataaataaaagaagaaaaagaagagggaGAGGCAGGAAAAGCTTATAAGTATTGAACACAACGCATGGCAAGAGcagattaataattattaataacatcaacaattcTTTAAACCATCTAATGGAGAAGGTGAAGTATGTATGCTGTcccaataatattaaatttaaactgCAAATTAAAATTGGGTGCAAGTGGATTTTGCTACATGGCAAGTAGACTCATCAACTCTAAAGTCAAAGCATAAGCAGTTATCTGACTGGACATGCAAAATCCCAAAGAAAAACTGCCTTCTCAGGCAAAACTTATCTGATTGAACAATTATAAGCTATAAGCACGGTTCCAACAGAAATGGTGGTGCTTCATCAGCATCCACAGGaattaataaatcaaacttTCTTCACAATACAAATTTTAATGAGATAATTCTAACCAAACAATACTATTTCTGCCAATAAAATTATTCTTTACTTACACTTAAGGCATCATATTTTAGACGTTGGGAGCCTCCCGGAATCAATACTGCAGGCACAGGCCAGTTACGAACAGCTCCAGTGATGTAGTTCTCCACATGTTGATTAGAAGCAATGTGGATGACAGTCACCAACTGAGGAAAGGACTCCTTTACTAGTTCCACAGTGTTTGAAAAGATAGATAGCATTCTAGTGACCTCTTGCAATCTGCTTCCAGGAAGCACGGAAATTACAGTGGCCTcttcaaaaacaaaactaataaaTCATTAAAGGCAGATCTCTATATGATAAAAAgcaattaattgtattttgtcCAAAGAATTTGCGGAGAGAAAATACAAACGGAGTTCACAAAGCTCCTCCAATGCACCTCAATTCTCAGACTTAACAGTATGAGCTATTACTCTGAGGTAGTAGAGGATTTTACATATGTTAGAAAACTAATAGCTTAAATAGAAAACTAAGCTAGTAGAACTTCATTAGATTACCTGCAGGAATTGCATTTTCCTCTCTGAAATTGTCATGGTTTCCTTCTATCTTCCATTCAAGTAATGAAGTACACTTTTCCTAAAACAAATCCCTCTGACACATTAGCATTTAATCTACCAAACATCTAACATCCAATCGAATGCCTTATTTTCTTCTACAAAGTGATTTTTCAGAAGAAATACAATTAACGGTGGTATCTAACAATCCAATAGATGTACACTAACTTGGAGCTATCAATCACATTCAAAACcataataaaagatagtttcttaCCGGATTTAATTCCAAAATATCCTCCAGAATTGGGTGGCCCACAAATGTGGCAGCCAGTCCGTTTGATTTGCAAACTTCTTCCTCATTTGGGAGTATACACAAGACATGATCCACAAATTCAGCTAGGCCTTTGAGTCTTGCTTCACCCCCTTTCCATGCCCAAAATGATGGTGCCACATAATGGAAGTGTACTGGGCGATCCAATCTTTGCTGATTGAATCTAGCTGCAAAAAGCATTCCACCATTTTCCTACACCATACTATTGCTTAAGAAACATGCAATAATTGATTATAATTCCAGAAAGTTAGTGAATATTACCCCGTAACTGCCTTAAAAGTCGGAAAGAAAAACCTTTAGAATCCACTGTTACAACAACATGAGGTTCAAACAGAAGAGCGGCCTCTATTGTTTCTTTCAGCTTCACCTACAATTTCAACTTCTAGCATGAATATCTAGGCCAACTAAAATGCATTGTTGCAGCAACATTTTCTCTCATAGTAAAAGAGATATTTTTTGGTTTCACAACTCACTCTCATCTTATTCAAATGTGGCAACAATTCCCATATCCCCATAACTGAAATATCCTCTATAGGATATAGAGATTTTAATCCTTGTTTGCACATCATGGACCTGAATAGATATAAGAGCATAATGTTACAAAATAAAGCAGCAAGGCATATTATTAGTTGATAGTAAATTTTTCTATGCTTGGAGTCATCACCCAGGTTATGATGGGCATCTAACTGCCTCTAAGCACTAATAGGCGGTGAGAAGCACATCATAGCCGAACTGAGTTAATGGTCTGCAAACATTTAACCATGCCAAATATAAAAGCCTGCTTAACATGAACTTAACATGAGAGAATTTCAAACCTCCAATAAAATAAGTCCAAAATCactatattcttcttcttcttttaaaaaGTCAGGTATATTCTCAAGATATTTCCTAAACTATACACAGATTTTGTtcatgatatattttattgaaaaacaaataagataaaaaataaaaactttcagtCTTACTATTTGCTAACGAACTAAAAATTGTTTGACAGAGTAGCAGGAGCAGGAATGAAATCATTACATCCATCCAACGAAGAACTTTCTTAAGAAAAGGAGAATATTACGACAAGAATCGTGGAATTGTATTAGCTTACCCTCCAACACCAGAAAAATGGATAGGAACAGGAGAAAGCTTCTTTAGAGATGCCATCAGCCTTGAACCGATGGTATCTCCAGAAACCTCTCCAGAAACTATAAAGACCCTCAGTTCTCCATCTTTTTCAGCCATGTCTTTCACGGTTCTGCCAGAAACTGACAAATATCTCCTCACCAGCTTCAAGACACCCCCATGTTTTTCGCCATTCAAATTCCATATTCTTCCAAACAACATTTCCTACTTCCCCAAGAAATGGACAACAAAGAACCGGTGGGTGAACAGAATTCAGCACATCATAAAACCCAAAAGATAATTTAATGGACAGATGGGAGTTAAACATTCCAACCGTTTGAAAactctttgattttattttgtttttaaattaatcaaataatactTTGgcatgataaaagaaaaaaaaaaaaatccaaaatgaaaTAGCTCTGCACTTCATTCAATCTGTTTTCTGTAGTATAATCAAAATCATAGGATAAGATATGTCTGTAAGATGCAGCCCAGTTGCCTAAAATTTAAAGCAAGACCAGCCACAGAAGGAAATCAAAAGTACCCATTATCCATATAAGTATAAAACAGCTAAACAAAGCTTCAAGTGTCCAAAAACTACCCAATAAAATTGAATAAGAACTAGGAATTTCCCAAATCAAAAAGTAGTTAGAACccacaaaaaacccaaaaaaaaaaaaaaaggatttgctCAATTAGAAATAGAAAGACTAATTATCATAAAAACAGGAAATGGGAAAGAAAGAGGGTAGGCAAGCAAAAAAAAGGTCTTACAATGGAGGAGGAAGAAAAGCAAGTTTTAGTTGCAGCAGTGCCGAGGAAGGAGTGAAGGTTTCAGAGCTTTCCATCCAAATTTTTGGATTCAACTTTTAGGATCTTTCGTAGAGCCCACCCGGAAAGTCACCCACCAATTTGGACTCTTTCTGTTGGTCTTTTATTTCTATATACACACACCCCCCTTTCATTTATCTCGAATTTTgtcttgttatttaaatttttttttgggggtatttTTTGTTTACCCATAACAATtgaactataataataataaagaattttcttttagatcttttttattttgcctgAATTATATTTCAACCtatatttttgacaaatcatTGTTAACTTCCCACATATCAACTTTTACCTAATTAATTTCTAccataaaatattgatttctaGTTATTTTAGCTTTTAGATGTTAAAAtgcagataaaaatttatatacaaatttattttgataaatgaaaataaaaaaagtttattttgatAACTATAAAAACTTTGTttctatataataaatataaaaattaaaagagattagggataaatttttaaaaatataaatgtataattataacaaaattgaaagttctaaatcaaatttgttttcattaaaaaaaaaaaaaaagttgtaagGTTGGGTTGGATCTACTTTAGTTGGGTCCAGTTGGTAGTGTAGTGGGCTTGGGATATTGGGCTAAAAGATTTGCATTGGCAGAATTTGGCCCACTACCCACCAAAATAGGTAGGTACCCACTCATTTTcaggttttttttaatttaccctCTAGTTTCAATTTTGcctccaaaagaataaaaaattactttgttttttcctctcttcttcttccgAGAAATCTCAAAATTCCATTGAAAAAAACATCCCCACACCTTTACTTCCTGGGGGGTGGAGGAATAGGTGGTGGTGTAGGAATTGGAGGAGGAAGTGGTAGTTGTGGTAAAAAACACAAGAAGAAAGATAAAGGTCATCATGAAGGTGATGGAATTGGAGGAGGCATCGGGAAAGGAGTTGCCAGTGGAGGAGGagtaggtggtggtggtggtggcaatGTCAGAAAGGGAATAGGAGGAGGAATTGGTGGTGTAGGGGGTGCTGTTGGACTTCGAAGATTTTGGACTTCGAAgggaagtgaaaaaaaaaaaaaaaaaaaaaagacaaaaaaaagtaaacccTTGGTTTTTGTAATCAAAGGTATTTTAggtatattgaaaaataaaaagataaaataaaaaaattattaaattgatggGTACATATTCTAAAAGATCTTCCCAATAAAGACAATAGATTAAATTCTCCTTTGTATTGGGGTTGAGGTTTTGAGTATTGATATGGCCTTTGGGCCTTTTTTCTTGTTGACATCATTTTTGGGGCTCAACCCAATAATCCTGTTTAAATGGTTTTAATGAAAtctgtcttttatttttaatttttttttttaatctacccactttttttcaaatatttcaatcaTATCCTTAATctataaattcttttaaaaaacacaaaaatactaAAACTAGCATACATGGGTCTGGGATTGCACAAACTGAGTCTTCCACATATTAAAGGGATGTAGTTGGAGAAGAGAGTCGTGAGGGGGTGAGAGTAGGAAGAAGAAACAAGATGaatatgaagatgaagatggaggAGGCcatgcagaagaagaagaagaagaaagcgtTATGGGTTATGGTTGTTGTTGATGTCAGTGTCCTCCATTATTGCTATTGTGATATTAAGAGTTATAAGGGATTGCTTCGATGAGTACTCATGCcctttcttcaaattttttttttatgcatagataaaagaaatataaaatagaaattgaaaataaaaagaaagcacAGGTGGAGtaggatatatttttttatttgttttatttattttttattttttttgcaatagGATAGTGTATGGATTTTGCTTGAAGAAGaagggggccaaaaaaaaaaaaaaaatagaggtgCAGAGATTGAAAGCTTTTAGGaaggagaaaaggaaaataaaataatttttagtttgATTGAGAGTAAAATAGAAAGTAGTgggtagattaaaaaaaagaaaaaaaatctggaGAAAGAAAGTGTAAATATCCGTAACCCTTTATTTTGATGGGTAGTGGGTCAAATTCCCCCACTATGAACTGTGGGAGCtcattcaataaataaataaataaataaactagggGAATGGATTTGATTGAATTAATGGAGTATTTAGATAATGGTAAAGTTGATGAGAatctaaaattttttggaaaaataaatttttttcttatttggataatttttaaaaggaaaaatttgtgaactccaatagaaaataaatctcacaatATAGAAAACTGACATAGAAAAAATGAATCATCATAAAAatgtatcattttaaaattcattaggaaattagttccaagtatttttttaaatacaattttatcatttaattttaatgcacaaacttatttaattacttgtaagttttattttcttctataatCAACCAAACACTTTATAAAGAATCCTGAGAAAActtattattgtgaaattgaatcccagaaaactaatttttaaaaattaatttccttcaataCTTTCCCTTTTACCAAACAAACTATAAGGTTattctatttgaaatttttaatccAACATATTCGACAAATTTAAAAAAGCCAACACAATCCCGTATTTCAAATAAACTTTTCTAATGTGAAAATGAAAGAGGGGCATGATTTAAATTCACAACTATTCTATTATCAGTTTTGTTCAAAGTTCATCCctcatttattcttttttgtcaTAAATTCATCCCTCATTTATGTGTAATCATAATTATTGaatatctaattaaaatatttatcaatgtttttttagcaatataacatttatataattactccttttttttttccccacatgTTACCTTTCACAATTATACCCATTTAATACAGTTGGTtaacaacaaaatatttatgtaattaaaaaaaaaattgtgcatatttataatattagtcaatttcaaataaaatatttatgtaattaaaacaaaaattgtgcATATTTATAATATCAGTCAATTTCAAATAAGGTACAACCATTAAATCACATTAACAATTatggtttaaaatttaaaaaatgatcaaatatgaatttagagatatattaaaatcctatttaaaaaTGAATCTTGCCGGAActccataattaattaatataattttaaatttaattctcGATgcaatccaaaaattaaaaaaaaaaagtctcataCGAGTTCttatattaaaaactttatagcctgactatttataatataatacatatcTACTATTTTCTTTTGTTCCAATTTTAAAGAGGTTGAGTTCCAAGATTTGAGTTTTAATTACACAaatcttttattaatttcttttctctaCTTTTCAATATATTTGGTTGCTTAATTCCTAACAAAGCTGGGATTGCTTACTTTCTTTAGCCATAGAAAGtatgtttccttttcttaaaaaaaaaataataataataataataaaataagtcttttgtaatgattttattatgaaaaatcatTTTTGTCAAAACGTTGaacttatacaaaataaataaagaacgaATATGACTTCATCATTTCCTGTAGTCAAAATATAAACTTCACTTAGAAATCTAGAAAATGCTATCTCAGAAaacccttttggaaactcaCGATCGAAGAAGATGTCCATTAAGACTGAATTGAATAAGACCTTAATGATTTCACCCACAGGTGGTATAGTGTTTCAGGCTTTTTTGGATTTTGAGACTCACGTTTATTGTTTGTTAGAGAAGAAGTTAGGGCTTGCTGAACAaagttcatttttattattagaggTGTACAAATATATTAAGATTGATTCCGTATgcgtttaaatttatataacacTCCATTACAATCTTTTTATTCCAAGtttacctttaaaaaaaaaaaaagaaaagaatatttgaaaattttatatatcttgATAAGACCATTAAAAATCTGCAAGAGTTAGAAGCCAACAGGAGCTCAGTAACAGAGGTTTGGGAACATACTTAGCCAGATTTGATTGCACAGCGGCATGGTCACAGGTAAAATTCAtaaatggccaaaaaaaaaaaaactcttctcCAAAATGATTAATTTCAATAGCATTACACATTCAAGTTAGCTTAATTGGAAATCTGTCGTTGTCTGTTGTCCACATTTAAACCATTCTCTCCCCTTCCACTCAAAATGTGAACCTTAATTTATATGATTATCTTTTTGCATACACCCACAAATGATAAAGTTTGCAACCTGGCCTGAAATTTTGGTGGTAGCTAACACTTCCAAGGACCACTAGCCACAACTTTTAAGTTGGAAAGACATGCAATACAATAGCAATTATACATTAAACCTTTTCTACGTATCACTttcagatttattttttaatttttttaattttttttcccttcctttctttctatattttggtaaattattgtGGATATCAGGCCTATGTTCTCTGTTTAGTAGGAAGCTGGATAAAATTGAACTAAAGGAAAGctgaaaaaaactgaaaaaaaaaaaaaaaatctttctctaCCTTAATATCTACCCTTT
Proteins encoded in this window:
- the LOC107417394 gene encoding probable lipid-A-disaccharide synthase, mitochondrial, with protein sequence MLFGRIWNLNGEKHGGVLKLVRRYLSVSGRTVKDMAEKDGELRVFIVSGEVSGDTIGSRLMASLKKLSPVPIHFSGVGGSMMCKQGLKSLYPIEDISVMGIWELLPHLNKMRVKLKETIEAALLFEPHVVVTVDSKGFSFRLLRQLRARFNQQRLDRPVHFHYVAPSFWAWKGGEARLKGLAEFVDHVLCILPNEEEVCKSNGLAATFVGHPILEDILELNPEKCTSLLEWKIEGNHDNFREENAIPAEATVISVLPGSRLQEVTRMLSIFSNTVELVKESFPQLVTVIHIASNQHVENYITGAVRNWPVPAVLIPGGSQRLKYDALSASRVALCTSGTVAVEMQLARLPCVVAYRAHFLTEWFVRYKAKISYISLPNILLNSALIPEALFGACTHTKLAALLIELIHNDSLREKQIAGAEKFIRHLYPSKIAVNSLISQESRWSFPIHMPSMIAASSILYHVKP